A genomic window from Silene latifolia isolate original U9 population chromosome Y, ASM4854445v1, whole genome shotgun sequence includes:
- the LOC141629293 gene encoding uncharacterized protein LOC141629293: MVGAGENQKLELQELEEIRNDSYENAAIYKEKTRLLHDKMISRKEFTVGQKVLLFQSRFKLFPGKLRSRWVGPYVVTDVAFHGAIEIRSLATHKVLKVNGQRLKAYYEGFKVETVESLTLYEPIYED; the protein is encoded by the coding sequence ATGGTAGGAGCGGGTGAAAATCAAAAATTGGAGTTACAAGAGCTTGAGGAAATACGAAATGACTCATATGAGAACGCGgctatttacaaggaaaagacgagaTTATTGCATGACAAGATGATATCTAGAAAGGAGTTCACTGTTGGTCAAAAAGTACTCCTTTTTCAATCCCGTTTTAAGTTATTTCCCGGTAAATTAAGGTCGCGTTGGGTTGGACCGTATGTAGTCACGGATGTAGCATTTCATGGAGCTATTGAGATACGTAGTTTGGCTACTCACAAAGTTTTGAAAGTGAATGGTCAACGATTAAAGGCTTACTACGAGGGGTTTAAAGTTGAGACGGTGGAGAGTTTGACTCTCTACGAGCCTATTTATGAAGATTAA